In Luteitalea sp. TBR-22, one genomic interval encodes:
- the gyrB gene encoding DNA topoisomerase (ATP-hydrolyzing) subunit B translates to MEPTTSPNTESETPMRPANGAAEEYGADAIKVLEGLEAVRKRPGMYIGTTGEAGLHHLVYEVVDNSVDEALAKHCTEINVTIHVDDSVTVIDDGRGIPVDMHESGKSAAEVVLTVLHAGGKFNQEGSAYKVSGGLHGVGVSVVNALSEQLDLEIWRNDKVYQQSYARGVPMAPLVETGTTKKRGTKVHFKPDPTIFEATVYSFDTLNNRLRELAFLNAGLIITLEDERGEGRHARYEYKGGIVEYVQFMNRAKRAVHEAPIHMRGERNEIEVEIALQWNDSYDENLYTFANNINTHEGGFHLSGFKAALTRTVNAYLSSANLPKDLKDTPISGDDAREGLAGVISVKIPNPQFEGQTKTKLGNTEVKGIVETIVNERLGAFFEENPAVARAIIQKAADAARAREAARKARDLVRRKGVLDGSSLPGKLADCQERDPAQSEIYIVEGDSAGGSAKQGRDRRFQAILPIKGKILNVEKARFDKMLSSDEIKTMIAALGTGIGRKREEGDKDGFDIAKLRYHRVIIMTDADVDGSHIRTLLLTFFYRQMRELIDNGHIYIAQPPLYRAKRGKQEVYIKNDADLEAYLIKRATDSRVLRLVESGQEYSGEALETLLHKLIAFDRNLRHVERRGVPQDVVRALLNAGARDRTFFSDRGRMDALAAELSHEQRIVSVVVDEEHNALLFEIDDRSAGYPRVSRAGIEFAQTPDFRALVNSYRDVSGIHGRMVVTQVGAPQAEEPEEVAAEPGAADAGGEAAAEPVRRVARKDADHEVQSLSDLVDYFLEVGRKGVAINRYKGLGEMNPETLWETTMKPEVRTLLQVRAEDQAEADLMFSTLMGDQVEPRRKFIEDNALDVKNLDV, encoded by the coding sequence ATGGAACCGACCACCAGCCCGAACACCGAGTCAGAGACCCCGATGCGCCCCGCCAACGGGGCGGCCGAAGAGTACGGCGCCGATGCCATCAAGGTGCTCGAAGGCCTCGAGGCCGTCCGCAAGCGGCCGGGCATGTACATCGGCACCACGGGCGAAGCGGGCCTCCACCACCTCGTCTACGAGGTCGTCGACAACTCGGTCGACGAGGCGCTCGCCAAGCACTGCACCGAGATCAACGTCACCATCCACGTCGACGACTCGGTGACGGTGATCGACGACGGACGCGGCATCCCGGTGGACATGCACGAGAGCGGCAAGAGCGCGGCCGAAGTCGTGCTCACCGTCCTGCACGCCGGCGGCAAGTTCAACCAGGAAGGCAGCGCGTACAAGGTCTCCGGTGGCTTGCACGGCGTCGGAGTGTCGGTGGTCAACGCGCTGTCGGAGCAGCTCGACCTCGAGATCTGGCGCAACGACAAGGTCTACCAGCAGAGTTATGCGCGCGGCGTGCCGATGGCACCGCTGGTCGAGACCGGCACCACCAAGAAGCGCGGGACGAAGGTCCACTTCAAGCCCGACCCGACGATCTTCGAGGCGACGGTCTACAGCTTCGACACGCTCAACAACCGCTTGCGCGAGCTTGCGTTCCTGAACGCCGGCCTGATCATCACGCTCGAGGACGAGCGTGGCGAGGGACGGCACGCGCGCTACGAGTACAAGGGCGGCATCGTCGAGTACGTGCAGTTCATGAACCGCGCCAAGCGGGCGGTGCACGAGGCGCCCATCCACATGCGGGGCGAGCGGAACGAGATCGAGGTCGAGATCGCGCTCCAGTGGAACGACTCGTACGACGAGAACCTGTACACGTTTGCCAACAACATCAACACGCACGAGGGCGGGTTTCACCTCTCCGGCTTCAAGGCGGCGCTGACCCGCACGGTGAACGCGTACCTGTCGAGCGCGAACCTGCCGAAGGATCTCAAGGACACCCCGATCAGCGGCGACGACGCGCGCGAGGGCCTGGCGGGCGTGATCAGCGTCAAGATCCCGAACCCGCAGTTCGAGGGCCAGACCAAGACCAAGCTCGGCAACACCGAGGTCAAGGGGATCGTCGAGACGATCGTCAACGAACGGCTCGGCGCGTTCTTCGAGGAGAACCCGGCCGTCGCGCGCGCGATCATCCAGAAGGCCGCCGACGCGGCGCGGGCCCGCGAGGCGGCGCGCAAGGCGCGCGACCTGGTCCGGCGCAAGGGCGTGCTCGACGGCAGTTCGCTGCCCGGCAAGCTGGCCGACTGCCAGGAGCGCGATCCCGCGCAGAGCGAGATCTACATCGTCGAGGGCGACTCGGCAGGCGGGTCGGCCAAGCAGGGTCGTGACCGCCGCTTCCAGGCCATCCTGCCGATCAAGGGCAAGATCCTGAACGTCGAGAAGGCCCGCTTCGACAAGATGCTGAGCAGCGACGAGATCAAGACGATGATCGCCGCGCTCGGCACCGGCATCGGCCGCAAGCGCGAGGAAGGCGACAAGGACGGCTTCGACATCGCGAAGCTGCGGTATCACCGCGTCATCATCATGACGGACGCCGACGTCGACGGATCGCACATCCGTACGCTGCTGCTGACGTTCTTCTACCGGCAGATGCGCGAGCTGATCGACAACGGCCACATCTACATCGCGCAGCCGCCGTTGTACCGCGCCAAGCGCGGCAAGCAGGAGGTCTACATCAAGAACGATGCGGACCTCGAGGCATACCTGATCAAGCGTGCGACCGACTCGCGCGTGCTGCGGCTGGTCGAGAGCGGCCAGGAGTACAGCGGCGAGGCGCTCGAGACGCTGCTGCACAAGCTGATCGCGTTCGACCGCAACCTCCGTCACGTCGAGCGCCGCGGCGTGCCGCAGGACGTGGTGCGGGCGCTGCTGAACGCCGGGGCGCGGGACCGGACGTTCTTCAGCGATCGCGGCCGCATGGACGCGCTCGCGGCGGAACTCTCGCACGAGCAGCGGATCGTCTCGGTGGTCGTCGACGAGGAGCACAACGCGCTGCTGTTCGAGATCGACGACCGCAGCGCCGGCTACCCGCGGGTGTCACGGGCCGGCATCGAGTTCGCGCAGACGCCCGACTTCCGCGCGCTGGTGAACAGCTACCGCGACGTGTCAGGCATCCACGGCCGCATGGTGGTGACGCAGGTCGGGGCCCCGCAGGCCGAGGAGCCCGAGGAGGTCGCCGCCGAGCCGGGTGCTGCCGATGCCGGTGGCGAGGCTGCGGCCGAACCCGTGCGTCGAGTCGCCCGCAAGGACGCCGACCACGAGGTGCAGTCGCTCTCGGACCTGGTGGACTACTTCCTCGAGGTCGGGCGCAAGGGCGTGGCCATCAACCGCTACAAGGGCCTCGGCGAGATGAACCCCGAGACGTTGTGGGAGACCACGATGAAGCCTGAAGTGCGCACGCTGCTGCAGGTGCGCGCCGAGGATCAGGCCGAAGCGGACCTGATGTTCTCCACCCTGATGGGGGACCAGGTCGAGCCGCGCCGCAAGTTCATCGAGGACAACGCCCTCGACGTGAAGAACCTCGACGTGTAG
- the gyrA gene encoding DNA gyrase subunit A, whose amino-acid sequence MSTPPPTRVPVTIEDEMRRSYMDYAMSVIIGRALPDVRDGLKPAHRRVLFAMRQMGLASNRAYRKCAKIVGEVIGNYHPHGDASAYDTLVRLAQDFNMRYPLVDPQGNFGSMDGDRAAAYRYTEARLEALAEALMADLDKDTVEFVPNFDETTTEPSVLPTPIPNLLVNGSTGIAVGMATNIPPHNLTELVNGIIAIADPEQAFTIDEEGRPQPLTRDEKRRRLLQHVLGPDFPTGGVIVGRAGIVSAYATGRGTVIVRAKSEVETIGRGGDRQAIVITEVPYQVNKAKLIERIADLVRDKTIEGISDIRDESDRQGIRVVIELKRGEMPDVVLNNLYKHTPLQSSFGIIMLSIVDGRPRVLPLLEMLERFIEFRREVVRRRTEFELRKAEARAHILEGLKIALDHIDAVIALIRAAKSPGEAREGLMSSFGLSQLQAQAILDMQLQRLTGLERQKILDELAELIKEIERLRAILGSERLVMEIVINELKDARDRFGDARRTQLVEDTSDIDILDLIADEDIAITVSHKGYIKRTSLDEYRFQGRGGAGTIGMRLPDDDYVHHLFVASTHAYLIVFSDRGRAYWLRVHEIPEAGRDARGKSIANLVQMTAGEKVADVVAVREFPSEEGQRFVVMGTRRGVIKKTDLKAYSNPRAGGIIAMGVEDDDEVIAVQLSTGTQQVFIGTRGGTAIRFPESRVRAMGRTAYGVRGISLREGDEVVAMEVVSESGAMLTVTANGYGKRTPLSEYRITGRGGVGIRNIQPSDRNGPVVGVTHVEDDNQVLIITKDGMVIRMAVAPLRPIGRNTQGVRLIRLDEGDRVEALARLDIAEVAADTSEVVAPLETEGAVEEPLDEPIEDVVDESDDADDTDGEA is encoded by the coding sequence ATGAGCACCCCTCCGCCGACCCGCGTGCCCGTCACCATCGAAGACGAGATGCGCCGTTCGTACATGGATTACGCGATGAGCGTGATCATCGGGCGCGCCCTGCCCGACGTGCGCGACGGCCTGAAGCCGGCGCACCGGCGCGTGCTCTTCGCCATGCGGCAGATGGGCCTGGCGAGCAATCGCGCCTATCGCAAGTGCGCCAAGATCGTCGGCGAGGTCATCGGCAACTACCACCCGCACGGCGACGCGTCGGCCTACGACACGCTGGTGCGCCTGGCGCAGGACTTCAACATGCGCTATCCCCTGGTCGATCCCCAGGGGAACTTCGGCAGCATGGACGGCGACCGGGCGGCGGCCTACCGCTACACGGAAGCCCGCCTCGAGGCGCTCGCCGAGGCGCTGATGGCCGATCTCGACAAGGACACCGTCGAGTTCGTGCCCAACTTCGACGAGACGACGACCGAACCCTCGGTCCTGCCGACCCCGATCCCGAACCTGCTGGTGAACGGGTCGACGGGCATCGCCGTCGGCATGGCGACCAACATCCCGCCGCACAACCTCACGGAGTTGGTCAACGGGATCATCGCCATCGCCGATCCCGAACAGGCGTTCACGATCGACGAGGAGGGCCGTCCGCAGCCGCTCACCCGCGACGAGAAGCGTCGCCGGCTGCTGCAGCACGTGCTCGGCCCCGACTTCCCCACCGGCGGCGTGATCGTCGGCCGCGCCGGCATCGTGTCGGCGTATGCGACCGGTCGCGGCACCGTGATCGTGCGCGCCAAGAGCGAGGTCGAGACGATCGGCCGCGGCGGCGATCGCCAGGCGATCGTCATCACCGAGGTGCCCTATCAGGTCAACAAGGCGAAGCTGATCGAGCGCATCGCCGACCTCGTGCGCGACAAGACGATCGAGGGCATCTCCGACATCCGCGACGAGTCGGACCGCCAGGGCATCCGCGTCGTCATCGAGCTGAAGCGCGGCGAGATGCCGGATGTGGTGCTGAACAACCTCTACAAGCACACGCCGCTGCAGTCGTCGTTCGGCATCATCATGCTGTCGATCGTCGACGGCCGGCCGCGGGTGCTGCCGCTGCTCGAGATGCTCGAGCGGTTCATCGAGTTCAGGCGCGAGGTGGTGCGTCGGCGCACGGAGTTCGAGCTCCGCAAGGCCGAGGCGCGTGCGCACATCCTCGAGGGCCTCAAGATCGCGCTCGATCACATCGACGCGGTGATCGCGCTGATCCGCGCTGCCAAGAGCCCGGGCGAGGCCCGCGAAGGCCTGATGTCCAGCTTCGGGCTGTCGCAGCTACAGGCGCAGGCCATTCTCGACATGCAGCTCCAGCGCCTCACCGGCCTCGAGCGGCAGAAGATCCTCGACGAGCTCGCGGAGTTGATCAAGGAGATCGAGCGGCTGCGTGCCATCCTCGGCAGCGAACGGCTGGTGATGGAGATCGTCATCAACGAGCTGAAGGATGCCCGTGACCGCTTCGGCGACGCGCGGCGGACGCAGCTGGTCGAGGACACCAGCGACATCGACATCCTCGACCTGATCGCCGACGAGGACATCGCGATCACGGTGAGCCACAAGGGCTACATCAAGCGCACGTCGCTCGACGAGTACCGGTTCCAGGGCCGCGGCGGCGCCGGCACGATCGGCATGCGCCTGCCCGACGACGACTACGTGCACCACCTGTTCGTGGCGTCGACGCACGCGTACCTGATCGTCTTCTCGGACCGCGGTCGCGCCTACTGGCTGCGCGTCCACGAGATCCCGGAGGCCGGCCGCGATGCGCGCGGCAAGTCGATCGCGAACCTGGTGCAGATGACGGCCGGCGAGAAGGTCGCCGACGTCGTCGCGGTGCGCGAGTTCCCGTCGGAAGAGGGCCAGCGCTTCGTGGTGATGGGCACGCGCCGCGGCGTCATCAAGAAGACCGACCTCAAGGCGTACTCGAACCCGCGCGCCGGCGGCATCATCGCGATGGGCGTCGAGGACGACGACGAGGTGATCGCGGTGCAGCTGTCGACCGGCACGCAGCAGGTGTTCATCGGCACCCGCGGTGGCACGGCAATCCGCTTCCCCGAGTCGCGCGTGCGGGCGATGGGCCGGACGGCCTACGGCGTGCGCGGCATCTCGTTGCGCGAGGGCGACGAGGTCGTGGCCATGGAGGTGGTGTCGGAGTCGGGCGCCATGCTCACCGTGACGGCCAACGGGTACGGCAAGCGGACGCCGCTCAGCGAGTACCGCATCACGGGTCGCGGCGGCGTCGGGATCCGCAACATCCAGCCGTCGGACCGCAACGGCCCGGTGGTCGGCGTCACGCACGTCGAGGACGACAACCAGGTCCTCATCATCACCAAGGACGGCATGGTGATCCGGATGGCGGTGGCGCCGTTGCGGCCCATCGGCCGCAACACGCAGGGCGTGCGCCTCATCCGCCTCGACGAGGGGGACCGCGTCGAAGCGCTGGCCCGGCTCGACATCGCGGAGGTCGCTGCTGACACGTCCGAGGTGGTGGCGCCGCTCGAGACCGAGGGCGCCGTCGAGGAGCCGCTCGACGAGCCGATCGAGGATGTCGTCGACGAGTCCGACGACGCCGACGACACGGACGGCGAGGCCTGA
- a CDS encoding ATP-dependent helicase has translation MTADRRLPTAGEDFLSSLNPEQRDAVLHTDGPLLILAGAGSGKTRVIAYRIAYLIGSGLARPFEVLAVTFTNKAAEEMRERVGKLIGADARDVWVSTFHSLCARLLRREAPAIGLSRDFVIYDSSDQQVAVKQVMRELQIDDKLIQPRQVLGRISQAKNRMEAPDKVGNGSYRDEQIAKIYDGYVKALERANALDFDDLLLKTVELFEHEGVRSKYQRQFRYVMIDEYQDTNRPQYLLIKHLVGARHNLAVVGDPDQSIYKWRGADLRNILDFEQDFPEAATVRLERNYRSTQNILDAASAVIANNADRKEKRLWTEQGRGDLITYFRGEDELEEASFIARELRKEVTARRDATVAILYRLNSQSRALEDQLMRDGTPYRIIGGVRFYERKEVKDALSYLKLIINPHDDVSFRRVVNVPARGIGKSVMDALERDDPGAGGSAPPMMAAGLFEVAASQSLWARATHLIASRTLPGRAHNALKQFVELIDALVGIAKHEPVSTLIGKMLDQSGYLKALREENTEEAESRINNLAEFVSTAREYEEREADASIGGFVDRLSLLSEADESQGSNSARVWLMTMHAAKGLEFPVVALAGMEEGLFPHSRAGEDQEQIEEERRLCYVGMTRAQSRLLLTSAARRRVFGEYQATEPSRFLDEIPKELVLETPSYTRARSFGTSSYGGRAAYESRPNPYGRRTPAREEAPATTYKYEDEDQSSDGSRPKAGQKVRHAQFGVGTVKEVDGKGDDMKLTVYFQTVGTKKLIAKYARLQPV, from the coding sequence ATGACTGCCGACCGCCGACTGCCGACTGCCGGCGAGGATTTCCTCTCCTCCCTCAACCCCGAGCAGCGCGACGCCGTCCTGCACACCGACGGACCGCTGCTGATCCTGGCCGGGGCGGGCTCTGGGAAGACGCGCGTCATCGCCTATCGCATCGCGTACCTGATCGGCAGCGGGCTCGCCCGGCCGTTCGAGGTGCTGGCGGTCACCTTCACCAACAAGGCTGCCGAGGAGATGCGGGAGCGGGTCGGGAAGCTGATCGGCGCCGACGCACGCGACGTGTGGGTGTCGACGTTCCACTCGCTGTGTGCACGGCTGCTGCGGCGCGAGGCGCCGGCCATCGGCCTGTCGCGCGACTTCGTGATCTACGACAGCAGCGACCAGCAGGTCGCGGTCAAGCAGGTGATGCGCGAGTTGCAGATCGACGACAAGTTGATCCAGCCGCGCCAGGTGCTCGGGCGCATCAGCCAGGCGAAGAACCGCATGGAGGCCCCCGACAAGGTCGGCAACGGCTCCTACCGCGACGAGCAGATCGCGAAGATCTACGACGGCTACGTGAAGGCCCTCGAGCGAGCCAACGCGCTCGACTTCGACGACCTGCTCCTCAAGACCGTGGAGCTGTTCGAGCACGAGGGCGTGCGCTCGAAGTACCAGCGGCAGTTCCGGTACGTGATGATCGACGAGTACCAGGACACCAACAGGCCGCAGTACCTGCTGATCAAGCACCTGGTGGGGGCCCGGCACAACCTCGCCGTCGTCGGCGATCCCGACCAGTCCATCTACAAGTGGCGCGGCGCCGACCTGCGCAACATCCTCGACTTCGAGCAGGACTTCCCCGAGGCCGCGACCGTCCGCCTCGAGCGCAACTACCGCTCGACCCAGAACATCCTCGACGCGGCGTCGGCGGTGATCGCCAACAACGCGGACCGCAAGGAGAAGCGCCTCTGGACCGAGCAGGGCCGGGGCGACCTGATCACGTACTTCCGCGGCGAGGACGAGCTCGAGGAGGCGTCGTTCATCGCGCGCGAGCTGCGCAAGGAGGTGACCGCGCGGCGCGACGCGACCGTCGCCATCCTGTATCGCCTCAACTCGCAGTCGCGCGCGCTGGAAGATCAGTTGATGCGCGACGGCACGCCGTACCGCATCATCGGCGGCGTCCGCTTCTACGAGCGCAAGGAAGTGAAGGACGCGCTCTCGTACCTGAAGCTGATCATCAACCCGCACGACGATGTGAGCTTCAGGCGCGTGGTGAACGTGCCGGCGCGCGGCATCGGCAAGTCGGTGATGGACGCGCTCGAGCGCGACGACCCCGGCGCGGGCGGCAGCGCGCCGCCGATGATGGCGGCCGGCCTGTTCGAGGTCGCGGCGTCGCAGTCGCTCTGGGCCAGGGCGACGCACCTGATTGCGTCCCGCACCCTGCCAGGTCGCGCCCACAACGCGCTCAAGCAGTTCGTCGAGTTGATCGACGCCCTGGTCGGCATCGCGAAGCACGAGCCGGTGTCGACGCTGATCGGCAAGATGCTCGATCAATCGGGCTACCTCAAGGCGCTGCGTGAGGAGAACACCGAGGAAGCGGAGAGCCGCATCAACAACCTCGCCGAATTCGTCTCGACCGCGCGCGAGTACGAGGAGCGGGAGGCCGACGCGTCGATCGGCGGCTTCGTCGATCGCCTGTCGTTGCTGTCGGAAGCCGACGAGTCGCAGGGGTCCAACAGCGCGCGCGTGTGGCTGATGACCATGCACGCCGCCAAGGGCCTGGAGTTCCCGGTCGTCGCCCTCGCCGGCATGGAAGAGGGCCTCTTCCCGCACAGCCGGGCAGGGGAGGACCAGGAGCAGATCGAGGAGGAGCGCCGGCTCTGCTACGTGGGCATGACCAGGGCGCAGTCGCGCCTGCTGCTCACCAGCGCCGCGCGCCGACGCGTCTTCGGCGAGTACCAGGCGACCGAGCCCTCACGCTTCCTCGACGAGATCCCGAAGGAACTGGTGCTGGAGACCCCGTCGTACACGCGCGCCCGCTCGTTCGGCACCTCGTCGTACGGCGGCCGCGCTGCCTACGAATCGCGGCCGAACCCGTACGGACGCCGGACGCCGGCGCGTGAGGAGGCGCCGGCGACCACGTACAAGTACGAGGACGAGGACCAGTCGAGCGACGGATCCCGGCCGAAGGCGGGGCAGAAGGTTCGCCACGCGCAGTTCGGCGTCGGCACGGTCAAGGAAGTGGACGGCAAGGGCGACGACATGAAGCTCACCGTGTACTTCCAGACGGTGGGCACCAAGAAGCTGATCGCCAAGTACGCGCGCCTGCAGCCGGTCTAG
- a CDS encoding four helix bundle protein produces MHPRSFRDLEVWQLSKELAKCVYHATLTYPYMHRIEIGSQMRRASVSVASNIAEGYRQRSRHAYARYLNIAAGSNAELETQLDLVRELGIGDPEGVSEMAALCHRVGRMLNALVSRLES; encoded by the coding sequence GTGCACCCACGCTCATTCAGGGACCTCGAGGTGTGGCAACTCTCGAAGGAGTTGGCCAAGTGCGTGTACCACGCCACCCTCACCTACCCCTACATGCATCGCATCGAGATCGGCTCACAGATGCGGAGAGCATCCGTGTCGGTCGCCTCGAACATCGCAGAGGGATACCGACAGAGATCCCGGCATGCCTATGCCCGGTATCTGAACATCGCTGCGGGCAGCAACGCTGAACTGGAGACGCAACTGGACCTCGTCAGGGAACTCGGCATCGGAGACCCTGAGGGGGTCTCGGAGATGGCAGCACTTTGCCACCGTGTGGGCCGCATGCTCAACGCGCTCGTCTCGAGGCTGGAGTCGTGA
- the glmS gene encoding glutamine--fructose-6-phosphate transaminase (isomerizing), translating to MCGIIGYIGQQDVVPVVLDGLRRLEYRGYDSAGIAVVGPDGIDVRRSAGKLGNLERALHEQPLRGTYGIGHTRWATHGRPTEENAHPHRDQSGRVVLVHNGIIENYLELKKELQGRGIVFRTETDTEVVAHLIGLELRDDGLHAAVRRALARLQGLFALVVISSADPGTIVAVRNGPPVVIGLGEQEWFVASDIPAILAHTRDVVFLEDGQVAVLTREGVRFFDADGRPVVRQAQRITWDPVMAEKAGYKHFMLKEIFEQPWAIKETLVGRLSMEQGDVHLPEANLDTAAMTGFSRVVLLACGTSWHAALVGKFLIEQLARIPVDVDYGSEYRYRQPIIATTDLMVAITQSGETADTLAALREARRQGARTLAICNVVGSMATREAEGTIQTHAGPEIGVASTKAFTTQLVALTLLALKLGRARGVLDADAVRPILQALTELPRHVEQVLSCAPYLEDVARRFYQCSDFLFLGRGMHYPIALEGALKLKEISYIHAEGYPAGEMKHGPIALIDEKMPVVALAPRDHVFEKMLGNVQEVKARGGSVIAITEEGEPHLWSLLDPRRDARLVLPPIHPLLSPITMTVPLQLLAYHVAVLRGCDVDQPRNLAKSVTVE from the coding sequence ATGTGCGGCATCATCGGGTATATCGGTCAGCAGGACGTCGTGCCCGTGGTGCTCGACGGCCTGAGGCGCCTCGAGTATCGCGGCTACGACTCGGCCGGCATCGCCGTCGTCGGCCCCGACGGCATCGACGTTCGCAGAAGTGCCGGCAAGCTCGGGAACCTCGAGCGCGCCCTGCACGAGCAGCCGCTGCGCGGCACCTACGGCATCGGGCACACCCGGTGGGCCACCCATGGTCGCCCCACCGAGGAGAACGCCCACCCTCACCGCGACCAGTCCGGGCGCGTGGTCCTCGTCCACAACGGGATCATCGAGAACTACCTCGAGCTCAAGAAGGAGCTGCAGGGCCGCGGCATCGTGTTCCGCACCGAGACGGACACCGAGGTCGTGGCGCACCTGATCGGGCTCGAGCTCCGTGACGATGGGCTGCATGCGGCGGTGCGGAGGGCGCTGGCGCGGCTGCAGGGCCTGTTCGCGCTCGTCGTCATCTCGAGCGCCGACCCGGGCACCATCGTTGCCGTGCGGAACGGGCCGCCGGTGGTGATCGGCCTCGGTGAACAGGAGTGGTTCGTCGCCTCGGACATCCCGGCCATCCTCGCCCACACGCGCGACGTCGTGTTCCTCGAGGACGGGCAGGTGGCGGTGCTCACGCGCGAGGGCGTGCGGTTCTTCGACGCCGACGGGCGACCGGTCGTGCGCCAGGCGCAGCGCATCACCTGGGATCCGGTGATGGCGGAGAAGGCCGGGTACAAGCACTTCATGCTCAAGGAGATCTTCGAGCAGCCGTGGGCGATCAAGGAGACGCTGGTCGGGCGGCTGTCGATGGAGCAGGGCGACGTGCACCTGCCGGAGGCCAACCTCGACACGGCGGCGATGACCGGGTTCTCTCGCGTCGTGCTGCTGGCCTGCGGCACGTCGTGGCACGCGGCGCTGGTGGGGAAGTTCCTCATCGAGCAGCTCGCACGCATCCCGGTGGACGTGGACTACGGCTCGGAGTACCGCTACCGCCAGCCGATCATCGCGACGACCGACCTGATGGTGGCGATCACGCAGTCGGGCGAGACCGCCGACACGCTCGCCGCGCTGCGTGAGGCGCGTCGGCAGGGCGCGCGGACGCTGGCCATCTGCAACGTCGTCGGCAGCATGGCGACGCGCGAGGCCGAGGGCACGATCCAGACGCACGCGGGACCCGAGATCGGCGTCGCGTCCACCAAGGCGTTCACGACGCAGCTCGTGGCGCTGACGCTGCTGGCGCTGAAGCTCGGACGCGCCCGCGGCGTGCTCGACGCCGACGCCGTGCGGCCCATCCTGCAGGCCCTCACCGAGCTGCCGCGTCACGTCGAGCAGGTGCTCTCGTGCGCGCCTTATCTCGAGGACGTGGCGCGTCGCTTCTACCAGTGCTCCGACTTCCTCTTCCTCGGGCGCGGCATGCACTACCCGATCGCGCTCGAGGGCGCGCTGAAGCTGAAGGAGATCTCGTACATCCACGCCGAGGGCTATCCGGCCGGCGAGATGAAGCACGGCCCGATCGCGCTCATCGACGAGAAGATGCCCGTGGTGGCGCTCGCGCCGCGCGATCACGTGTTCGAGAAGATGCTGGGCAACGTGCAGGAAGTGAAGGCCCGCGGCGGCTCGGTGATCGCGATCACCGAGGAGGGGGAGCCGCACCTCTGGTCGCTGCTCGATCCCCGCCGTGACGCGCGCCTCGTGCTCCCGCCGATCCACCCGCTGCTGTCACCGATCACGATGACGGTGCCGCTGCAGTTGCTCGCCTACCACGTCGCCGTGCTGCGAGGCTGCGACGTCGACCAGCCGAGGAATCTCGCGAAGTCGGTCACGGTCGAGTGA